The region ACGAATCAGCGGTTGCGCCGGGAGGATTAGGCGTTGGTTGGGGTTTGTTCGGGTGCCTATGTGCCGGGCCTTCAGCCCTTGGGCTTATGGTGCGCCGTTACCTAGGCCTTCGGCCTAGGCTGTTATGTTGTCGCGCCTTCAGCGCTTGGAGTGGCGGCGGTCCTCAGGCTTCAGAGCAAGCTTCGGCGTTAGGAATGCTGGCGGTCCTCAGGTTCAGGAACGCGGGTGGTTCTCGGGGTTTTGTGGGGTCTTTATTGCTTACAAGGCTGGTTCTCAGAATCAAAAAGCTCCACGGCGCTCGAAGCTTCGAGTGCTGTGGAGCTTTTTCTTTGCCCTGAAGCGGGCTAGATGCCTACGCCAAACTCCATGTCCTGGAGCTCGTCGCCGGAGTGGGCGTAGAAGTCGTAGGGGGTGCGGCGGTTGAACTTGTAGCGTTGGCGAAGCTCTCGTCCGACGAAGAGGCCGAGGGCTACGGCGCCCATGCCGGCGGAGACCCAGCCGAGGGTCCGGAGGAGCGCAGTCTCCTGCGATTCAGGGAGCGCGGCTTCGAGGGCTTCAGTGGCGGTTTCCGCGATCACTGCGGGAATGTCTTCGATCTTGCTGGCGAAGAGTCGGGATGTAAGGAGCGACAACATAGTAGGGCGATGATAACGCAGGTGCGGGGACGTTTGGCAATGGGGCTGATGGGGGATGAATCGTGGCGGGTACGGGTGATGGGAATTGTTGCAGGGGTGGGATGGCTAAAAGCAAGGCGTAACGGGGATAGAAAGGATAAAAGCGGGATAAGAGCAGGCAACGGCTCATGCGGGTTAGAGGCAAAGGCAACTGCAAGTGCAAAGGCCAAAGCCAATACGGAGGTTCTGAGCTTCGCTCAGAATGACGGCTTTCTTTCCTTTCCATCTCCTTCCGTCTCCATTCCATCTCCTTCCGCCTTCCCTTTCCGTCTCCTTCCGCCTTCCCTTTCCATCTCCTCCATCTTTCCTTCCTGTTTGGGGCGATTTGCGAGGGCTACGTGACCTCTACCTGCTGGAAGCCCAGGCCGTAGAGGAGGGTGGTGATGGTGGCGCGGGCGTTCTTGCGGGCGGCGTCGAGGATGCCGTCGGAGAGGGCTCCGGCCTGGAGTTGCTGCTGGGCCTTGGCGCGGGTGTCGGACTCGAGGTTCTGGTCGACCGGGACCAGGAGGCCGGTGGTGCGGGAGTAGACGCGGGTGTGGACGTTATCCAGAGAGGTGATGAAGACCTCCGACGCGGGGAGGTTGACGTGGATGGAGCGCGGATTGTTGGCGTCGATGCGGACGTCTTCGGGCTTGAGCTTGGAGAGATCGATGCCGGCGATGGATTGGCCGTGGACGACAAGGAGGATGCGGTCGCCGGCGAGGATGTCCGGCAGGATGGGGCTGGCGTGCGCGCCTTCTACGACCGTATCGACGGAGTAAACGACGGTTTCCAGGCGGCTGAGGCGCTGGATCTTCTCGACGACGACGGGGACGGAGGTGTCGAAGGCGGTGGTGCGGCCGGAGATCATGGTGGCGATGCGGCCGGAGAGGCCAGTGGTGGCCTGGCGGAGGAAGAAGACCAGAGCCGCCGCGCCGAGGATCAGGGCGAAGACGAAGGTGAAGAACGAGGTGGAGCCTCGGCGGCCGGAGTCGTACTGGGTGGTCATGCTGTTAAAGTACAGGGCCCAGTGACTAGGGCCTAGTTAAGAACAAAGGCCTAGTCGACTTTTATGGTGGCGTCGAGGTCTACGACAAGGGTTTGGGATTCGATCTTCATGGAGTGGAGGTTGAGGGCGTCCAGGGTAAGGACGTAGCCGGTGGAGTCCGGGGAGCGGACGAGGAGAGTGCGGAGGAGATTGGCGGCGTTGACCTTCATCTCGGACGGCATCTTTTTGGAGAGGAAGGGGAGCAGGAGGGCGTCGAGTTCCTTGCTGCCGGAGAGGTGTTCGATGCGGGCGTCGTGGAAGCCGACAGACTCGTCTTCGGCCTCGGGGATGAAGGAGACTTCTGACTCGATGTTGATCCAGACGCCGATGCAGTGACCGCGGATGGAGGCTCCGAAGTTGGCGTGGGTGTGGATCTTGACGACCATGCGGGGGACGCTGGAGGGGTCGTCTGGCGCATTGTTGATGAAGGAGATCTGGGGGTTATCGGCGAAGACGGAGCAGCCTCCGGTGGGCTTGCCGCGGAGGTAGTAGCGGTTGGGCAGGCCTGGGGGGCCGGGGGTCTTGAAGAGCTGGTGGTTGAGGGTGCGCTCCAGCGCCTGTGCGGAGATGCGGACCTCGACGGCGCGGGCGGAGAGCGCGGGGAGGAGCAGGACGGCGGCCAGAAGGATGAGGAAGCGTTGGGCGGGCTTCATGGGTTTGAGTTTAGTCCTGAGGCGGGGTGCGGGCGGGGAGGGCGAGTGGATGCAATAATTTAGGTATGGCAGTTGGCGGCGGAGCGCGGGTTTGAAGCGGATCGATCAGCTCGACGGCGTGCGTGCGCTGGCGATTGGGGCCGTGTTTCTGCATCATGCGTTCCAAGTCAAGATGCTGTGGGCTGGGGTCGACCTGTTCTTCATCCTCTCCGGGTTTTTGATTACGGGCATCCTGATCGGCGCGAAGGAAAAGCCGCTGGGGAGCTACTTCAGCCACTTCTACGAGCGGCGCGCGCGCAGGATTCTGCCGCCGTACGTGGTGCTGTTGATCGTGGTGTCGATCTTCTTTGGCGTGGAGTGGATCAGGCACTGGTACCTGTTCTTCTTCCTGATGAATGCGCTGGTGAGCTTCCACGCGGCCAACCTGGAGCCGCTGGCAGTGCTGTGGTCGCTCTCCGTTGAGGAGCAGTTTTATATGGTTTGGCCGTTCGTCGTGTACTTCCTGGATGAGACGGCGATTGCGTGGGCGGCGGGCGGGCTGGTGGTGCTGGCGCCGCTTTTACGTTGGGTGTTTACGCCCCACTTTGCGGAGCACTGGCAGATCTATATGCTGACGCCGTTCCGGATGGATCTGATGGCGGTGGGTGCGTTGCTGGCGGTGGTCTGGCGGCGGCGGCGTGATTTAGTGGAGCGGTTTGGGGCCTGGGGTCTGGCGATGACGGTGGCGGCGCTGGGGGTGTTTGGGGCGCTCTCGCGGTACCCGTGGTTCACGACGACGGCGAATACTCGCGCGGCGAACGTGTGGGTGTATGAACTGACGCTGCTGGCGAGCCTGGGGGTGATCCTGTGGGCGCTGAGTGGGCGTGGCGTCGGGCTGCTGCGGTGGTCTCCGCTGCGGTATCTGGGGCGGATCAGCTATATGTTCTACCTGATCCATGTGCCGGCGCTGAAGCTTTCGGAGAGATGGATTGGGAATCGGTATGAGTCTGCGGGTGTGGCGCTGGCTGGGACTTTGCTGTTTTCTGCCGCGAGCTGGCGGTGGTACGAGCAGCCGATTCTTTTCTGGAAGGCTAAGAGCCGGGTGAGGCGGGAGGCGGAGCAGGATGAGAAGGCGATTACGGCTCCGCGGGGGTAGTAAGGGGTAGTCTCGCCGCTTACTTCAGGTGGACGATATCCATGATGATGGCGTCGCTGATCTTCCATTCGCCGTTCTGTTTGACCATGACGTTCAGGTAGTACGAGTGACGGGGCTGCATGGGGTTGCCGCTGATGTCGTTGACCAGGCCTTCGATCTTTTCGTCGCTCCAGACCGCGGCGGTGGTGGGTGAGGTGAGGCGGAGGTCGAGGATCTTGGTGGGGACGGTGCTGGTGCCGGCGCGGTAGCCGGGGCGGGCTAGGAGATCGGTGAGGAACTTTTCAATCTCTGCGCGGCCGTGTAGGCGGACGCCGAATGGGTTCTGCCAGATGGCGTCGGCGGTGAAGACGGAGGCTACTTCGTGGGGGTCGAACTTGTTCCAGCCTTCTGCTTCGTGGGCTAGGACGGAGCGGATTGCGGCTTCGTCGGGGGTGGGTTGCTGGGCGGTGGCCCAAGGGAGGGCTGTGGTCAGGATTGCGGCGAGAAATATTGCTTTAAGACGCACTGTGAACTCCTTGAGGACCAGCCGAGGAAGGTTGTCGTTCACTGTTGAGCCGTTAATAAACCATTTTTTATGGAATCTGACGGAGGTCTATTCCCGACCGTGAGCCGTGAGATGTAAGAGGATCAACAACAGCGCGAACATGCGGTCCTCTGCTTCAAGGGAATCTATCCAAATGTTGCCTCCTGCCAAAAGAAGACCCGGTCTTGGCCAACTGTGAGCGATCCTCTGCCCAGCGAGATCATCAACAAAGGTTCCGAACAACATACGCCGACGGCCCAGCCAGATGGAACCATCAGCATATTTAATCTCAGTGGGTTGAAACGATTTCCAAGTACCAGTGCTTGCGACAAGTTGCCCTTCGCATAGCACTCGGTATGACTCTCTCCCGAGAACGGATGTTCGAAAGAACTGCAGTTCCCAGATGCTCGATCCGTATCTGCATCGGAAGGAGCAGCCACCAAGCTCCTCCACCTTTGGGCTGGGTGCATAAACAAGGCGCGCGATGCACTCGTCGGCGGAAGACAGCTCAAACTCAGCAAATGGCTTTTGTCTCGCCTCAAAGTGCTTACCTTCTTTTAGGTTTAGTTCAGCCACTTTTTCTCCCGAACGGTCTCAATGCGCGATCAGTAGGTGTGCATTTGTAGTTCGACGCTGACGCGTTCATGGCGTTGGAGATGGCCGATGACGCCAAACAAATTTTCAACAGTAGGATTGCCGTTTGGACCAAACATGCGTTGCAGGCTTGGGGACGAGATTTGAGTCATTTTTGATAGTTCGGTGAAGCCGACGGTGGCATTGATGTAGTTGCGGAGGATGCTGCGCCCGGTGGCAAGATCGCCGTCATAGATGAGTTGCAAACCTTCACGCAGCAATGCCTGGCGAAACGCCGGTTCGCTTTGTGCGCGTTCGCGGATCGTCTCTCGAAAGTCTCTGGTCAACGCCATTCTGAGTTCTCTTATCCGCACTTCTATTGACAGTTTAGACTTGATCCGCGAGGAATCATGTCTAAAGCTAAGGTTTTGCAGAGTGTGTTTTGTGGGTTTGGTTTGGCTGGCTTGCTGGTTGTGGGGGCAGCGGGGCAGGACATTACGCCGGATGCTTCTGGGCTTTTGGCGCGGGCGGGTGGGGTTAGGCTGCAGGTCAATGCGCTGCGCGACGATGTGATTCGGGTGCGGATGTGGAAGGGGGATGCGAGACCGGAGGATGCTTCGTGGGCGGTGATCGGGCATGGGAAGGTGCCCGTGACGGCGGAGGCGAAGGGCTTTGCGACCAAGGACCTGCGGATCAGTGTGGATGAGCGGTTGATGCTGACCGTTAGCGATCTGCAAGGCAACGTGCTGCAGAAGGATGCGGCTCCGGTGGCCTGGGAGGGGAACCGGTTTACGGTGAGCAAGCAGCGGGGGTTCGACGATCATTTCTTTGGGC is a window of Granulicella tundricola MP5ACTX9 DNA encoding:
- a CDS encoding DUF4230 domain-containing protein; its protein translation is MTTQYDSGRRGSTSFFTFVFALILGAAALVFFLRQATTGLSGRIATMISGRTTAFDTSVPVVVEKIQRLSRLETVVYSVDTVVEGAHASPILPDILAGDRILLVVHGQSIAGIDLSKLKPEDVRIDANNPRSIHVNLPASEVFITSLDNVHTRVYSRTTGLLVPVDQNLESDTRAKAQQQLQAGALSDGILDAARKNARATITTLLYGLGFQQVEVT
- a CDS encoding acyltransferase family protein, translating into MKRIDQLDGVRALAIGAVFLHHAFQVKMLWAGVDLFFILSGFLITGILIGAKEKPLGSYFSHFYERRARRILPPYVVLLIVVSIFFGVEWIRHWYLFFFLMNALVSFHAANLEPLAVLWSLSVEEQFYMVWPFVVYFLDETAIAWAAGGLVVLAPLLRWVFTPHFAEHWQIYMLTPFRMDLMAVGALLAVVWRRRRDLVERFGAWGLAMTVAALGVFGALSRYPWFTTTANTRAANVWVYELTLLASLGVILWALSGRGVGLLRWSPLRYLGRISYMFYLIHVPALKLSERWIGNRYESAGVALAGTLLFSAASWRWYEQPILFWKAKSRVRREAEQDEKAITAPRG
- a CDS encoding YybH family protein; the protein is MRLKAIFLAAILTTALPWATAQQPTPDEAAIRSVLAHEAEGWNKFDPHEVASVFTADAIWQNPFGVRLHGRAEIEKFLTDLLARPGYRAGTSTVPTKILDLRLTSPTTAAVWSDEKIEGLVNDISGNPMQPRHSYYLNVMVKQNGEWKISDAIIMDIVHLK
- a CDS encoding helix-turn-helix domain-containing protein, with the translated sequence MALTRDFRETIRERAQSEPAFRQALLREGLQLIYDGDLATGRSILRNYINATVGFTELSKMTQISSPSLQRMFGPNGNPTVENLFGVIGHLQRHERVSVELQMHTY